In Lycium ferocissimum isolate CSIRO_LF1 chromosome 7, AGI_CSIRO_Lferr_CH_V1, whole genome shotgun sequence, the sequence ATACACTAAATAATTTCTTCTCATATATTCATACTTTGGTAGAAATAATTACGGGTACTTATAACATGTCTAAAAAATAATATGCATTTCCACTCAAATTTGTAGTCTCAATAATTAAATTGATTagacatcatcattattaaaacataaaattttataaaataatatgcATTTTCCACTCAAATCTATAATTACTACCATTAAATTGTTTGGGTAGCCGTTTCATATAAATACTAAGCGCGAATAAAATTTACCTAGCAAATGATGTGGTACACCTTGTTTTTCATTGTCTGTGATCTTGTTGGTAACAATGTCAAGTCCCTTGTACACTTGCATTTTGTCGGAATTGATGATTTCTCCTTTAAAATGGGTTGCAAGATGAACAGAGAGACGAGTTTTTCCAGTTCCTGTTGCTCCCATCACAAACACAACTTTCTTCTTGTTCAACTTATTGTCGTGGTTGGTGAAGGTATTCATTTTTCTACACCTTAAAGTCTATTAATTTTTTCTCCAGTTTGGAGTCAATATATAGACATACCAAAATTAGCATAATCTAAAAGGGTATTAGCATAATCTAAAAGGATATAACTAAGAaggtaataaaataaatacatcaTATGCAGAGAATCCTCACTAAACATACTAaaaattagtatatatataacttataaggtaggaaaataaatatacaatccaacagtaaaaggaaataaattaaTTGCGTTGTAATTGATTTAATTATATCCTATATAGCTTGCCGATGCTCCACCTTAATTTTGCGTATAATTATCTGACATGCCCAACTTGCCAATTattcactacaagaaagaagacatttggcaacaattttttgGTGTTGTCATAAATAGgtattgttgcaaaaaatacttttggcaacaacaatttatttgttgttgcataaacttttcccaacggctgttattgcaacgacgtgcaacaacttttttttagttgccaaaagtactttttgcaacaatagtcaatactatatggcaacaaaattaaatttttggcaacaaaaaaaggttaatttttaaaagattcatcatatatgccaacaataaaattaagttgttgccaaatatggACTTTTGAcaactatattatttttgttgcccaAAGAGCTGTTacaatttctatactttcttgtagtgattaTTATCAACCTGTATTCATCATTTCCTTTAATGTTCGGTTTTTTCTTTCCGCAATTCCATTGGATTGTGGTGTGTAAGGGACAATAGTTTGATGGATGATTCCATATTCTAAACATATCACTGCAAAAGTAGATTCATACTCTCCACCCCTATCACTTCTTATCATTTTGatctttttattcaattgattttcaacttcagtTTTGTATTGCTTAAATGCTTCATTTCTTCATCCTTACTATTAAGCAAATAAACATAGCAATATCGAGTGTAATCGTCAATATaagttatgaaatatttttttaacaaacttagattcaacacatatttgacattttaatttattacaCTATTGACTTCTATATCAATTTCCACAAGGTTTTTATATATCTAAAACGAACATGTCATAAATTAAGTCTAAAGGATTGGAATTTTATTAATACTCGGCAACCATTACAATAGACTTATAAGGATGTTTAACAAACTTAGATTCAAaacatatttgacattttaatttattacaCTTCGAATTTAGGCAATACTTCTAAGTTGATCAATTTCCACAAGGTTTTGTAGTTGACATATCCTAATATATAGCGAACATGCCATAAATCATTTGACTCCAATAAATAAGTCATCATCTTTTCCCACCATGTTTGCCTAATTTTATTAATACTGTCAACAACTATTACATTGAGTTTGAAAAGGCCTTCCTCGACgttcttccttttcttattcTCTGGAGCAGCTTTCTCAACGATGTTTGCTCCCATAATCATTGTATTTCCACACGTAGATATCATTTTTGCTTACAATAACTTTATCAGATAAAAAAACACATTTGAATCCATTCTTGACTAGTAGGGAAATTGAGACTAAGTTCTTCCTAATTGTAGGAACATGAATAACGTTGTTAAGCGTCGACTTAGACACCTGCAAATCGATCCGACTTAAAATCGATGTGAGAATTAGAATTTCCCTTGGTTAAAGTCATCTTCGGATATATCTTCCCATATCCTTTtggaatttggcatttggatTATTGCAATATTTCCCCCGTTGATAGCTCTTCTTTTGGAATTTAACATTTGGATGTCCTGCTTGTTAAATACGGAGTATATATTTGGAATTTGCAAATGCTTCTTTGACAACACAAACATGTCGAGACGGCGCTAGAGTCAATCCACCACTCTTTTGGGTTTCCAAAACTATATATGCATTCCGTGAGCATGGCACACCAAGGTAGATCATCAATGTCATCATCTTTTCCCACCATGTTTGCCCCAGGTTCAAgaatcttttttcttatttttcttaggGATCGGACAATGTCTACGTTCTTAtgtcttgatatccatgaagtttcCCATTAATTATAGCGTTTTATgcctttgaattttttcttgttttgattttgttccttcctcatgtgttctcattatgtttatatgaaattttatccTTTTCTTATTCTACAAGGAGCGAACTTTCTCAACGATGTTTGCAAGACTAATCATTGTATTTCCACACGACTTCCTTTTTGACGCTTTATCAGGGTTCTAATCTAAATCGATTAAATGGGTGATATAATTTGGGGCTGGTCGAATTTGTCGGGGAGGTGGGTTGGAATCCGGTCAACAtagtttaaaattaattagattAGTTAATTATATGGGGTAACCAATTAAATGCTGCCACGTCATAAATGAGATGGGGCTATTAGAAATCAAGGTATATTAGACCCCATAGGTGGACGACAGGAGAATTTGGGGGCTCAaaggtggatggagggtatttttgcacCAATTTTAATGGTTcgagggtattttaggcccttttccgatatttTAAACATCTTCTTCAGGAAAACTAATTAATatctgaatattttgtatcaaaaCGGCAACCACATAGTGATTACATCCtccaagaaaaaataaatgaattgcgaggaaatcaataaaatatagtaGCAACCACTAACAAGATCTGTTTTCGTTTGCCTTAGAATGATacttaataataaaattaatcaaGATGTGTTTTCACGTATCATGGGTACGTGATGCAATAACTTTTATATCACATGAATAGTATGTATATCCTTTATTATTCTATCTATCCAAGAGATAAGTTGTGGTATCCGTTATGATATAAGCTTTCTTTTAAGTAAATCTGTTGCTAcaatttactttatattttttgtcAATGAACTGCTTTCATGGACGAAGTAACATTAATCAATCAACTATCAAGTGATACTAATGTACCGTTTGGACATACGGTTTCAAATTACGATTTTAAGTTTTgattttcaatttgtttttatttatctCATTTTGAATAAAACCTTAACTTCTAATATAaaatttggatttcaaatttcaagttcACCTTAAAGGTAGaatttcaactttaaatttgatatttcaaactttctaaaatttaaaatttgacccaaaatttaaatttcacaaaaaagaGACCTACATTTATTGCAAAAGTAATTACTCAAGCCTACTTTGCTCCTACTTTACCAatccatatttattaaaaacaTAATTCTTCCATAATTGCTTCGCTCTCTAAACCCAAAAACCATCTCCTTCTCCAAACGGTCACACATGCTCAACCCATATTTGGGGAAGTTTTGCTATTTTTCATAAATTATGGGATTTTAATGCTTAtgagaaaaaatataatttttaaaattcaaaatgtacgtcaaaataaaatttcaacttcaaattggGTTTGGCAGAAATGAAATTTATTTGGAGGAAAGAGAGTAGGAGTGACTAAACTAGCCCATAAAATCATGACCTCTCCAACCAGTTCAAGTTTAAGTAGGTCATTACCCCGTTCATTTATCGGCTCAGCCATTTTGACTCGCTCAGTTCTGCCCATCTAAAATTAGGCTAATAGTCGAAATCGACCCATGAGAAATTTGTCATGATAttctttagaaaaaaaaaatccttgtaTGATATGTCATATATAGTCATAAGAAAAAATCATTAGATACTaaaacattattaaaaaaaaaaatatcaaaacttaaTAAGAACTAGACGGATTGAGTTATGGACTTGCTTTTAGCCCGTCTCAGTCAAATCCATTTCAACTTATTTTGAGCCGCCCAAATTTAGCCCAACATGTATCAATAGGGAAATAGTTGGATAAATCGGGGCAACAAGTGAATTTGAACAAATTAAGGGGTCAAAATGGTATAATGATAGGGTTCCGGTTCGGTAGGTAGGAGTATTTCATGTATATGATCACTATATAAAGTCATCGCCGCACACATCCCATTTACTTATTGGAAGCTCTCGTTGCCTGCAGCCAGTTAGGGtttatattttccatttttttggtTTCCTTCTATCCTCTTTTTGTTTTGATGTTAGTGTAAATGGCCTTCATAATCCCAAATAAGGTGAGTTTATACTCAGTGCTTATTTGATTCATGGGAGGCCTAAATCAATTACTAATGTGGAGGTTTCGCTGATAAtgccttttctcttttttcaagGAGGCGTTTACTAGTAACCGACCATACATACTTTCTACATTTTtctgagtttttttttctcaagtatTTGCCTTCCGTTATGTTTAATTATAAATGCAGTAACTTGTCAGCTTCTCTTGAACTTGGATCTACTAATAGAATAACGATCTAAAAAGCTTAAATTAGAAATCATACAGAAGAGCTGGTTTGTTATACATATTTCAAAAAGTAGATAAAGAAGAAACAGATTGTAATTAATGATAACAATCGCAATACTAATTTTTTGGTTCATCTGCAAAACAGTTGATGACAACCGACAAGTCGGGCGGAGGGACGGTGACTTTACTATGATTAATAAGATgttaaaaatgcatttttttcCCTTGTTAAAGGAAGTAGAATATTAGAATTAGCAATGCTTCTTGGTCTTATACCTGAAAAGTATTTTCCAAGTGAggttttcaaaatatattggTTGGGTCAAATATTTTTGCGGCAAACACTATTTcagggaaaatattttcctacatatcaaacacaccccaAACTTATATTGCTACTATACATGatataagaaaaatgaatacataaaaaaGAGTTAAACCCAAATTAAAGTAAATCTAAAAAATTTGTTAGAATTAGGCTACATTAAAGATCACTTTAAAATGAGTTATGTTGGATTGAGTTAAAATCAACCCAATAACCAAATTATCTTGAGTCCAACCCCAAAACTTTGAGCGGGTCATTAACTTTTGGCCATCTTTCACACCCCTAGTTTGAAGTCTTGTCCGACCAACACAAAACATGTGACTATTGTTTTCAAATGTTTCTTCTATCCCAGATAATGGAACAATTATATAAAGCTTTTTAAAATAAGGTGAGTGTTAtgctaaatattaaaaataatatcaccaataacaaagataataaaaactcataaaacaagagataatgaaaatgaatataGTTTGtttttggactttatttgagttactactACACATTTATGACTATAATTTTATTAGATTTATTGAACCATCTAAAGTTGTAATTTCAAAGCTTAAATAATATGTGAAGAAACATAAACAATGAACAACAGCAGCATACCAGTGTGATCTCACAAGTGAGATATGGGAAATGGAAGAAATACTTAGGTATTAcatcataaaaatatttttaagtataacttttttaaaaaattatatatatgtaatgttaGTTTAACTTGATTTTGGTTCGACTTTTTCAGTtatacaatttttccaaatCATTGGTTTGTCGGTTTGTTACGGCCATTTTTCTATGCATTTAGCACTACTTTGTTGCTAGTGGCAGAGTCTTGCTGACGACAATCCTTCCGAAAGAGGTTATAGGGGCACCTATATGCTATTGTTGTAAAGTAACACTCATGCTAAAGTAGTTAAAGCCTAGATCACGAAAATAAAGGGATTCGTACTCTTTTATGTTTAGTTATTCATCTTATTCGTTATCAGTCCTTGAATTCTGTAGTGGTGAATTTAACTATTATGAATGAAAGACGAGCTCTGCTTTGTTTGTTTGCTCAACTCATAGCCGCCTCAAACGACATTTCTATTTTGGGTAACTTACTAAGTTTACAACTATTTTCATCTGTAAATTCTCATGCAAAAACACTTTAAAGCCCTCCGGAGACCGGTCTCTCTACTGCAGGGAAAATAACTAATTAAAGGCGATCTAAAACAGGGATACTATGATACCATGGCGATTATGATACAATGGTAAATCGTAGTAATAACTTGAAAGAAACCGAACAACTTGCCAAGACCAAAAACTCCTTGGGATTGTAAGGATGAAATTATCAATGGAtgtattttcaaatatttcccAATAATCCTTTGCTgctaaacaaattgaaaataCATTTTTTCGTTCCAAGAAACACTACAGGCTAGAGCCTCTACATCCTCGATTTCTAACTTTAGATGTTTAGACCAAATACAAAAATTGCACCTCTCTTCATGTAGTCTTAATTGCAATCATCTTTCAGCTACTTGTGGTAGAGATAAACCAAGGAGAAGAGGAAGAAACCACCCATCTGTCATACAAGCAAAAAAGAAGTCTTACAAAATATCTTAATAGCACTTCCTGTTTAATAATCAGAACAAGCGAAGTATCTTAATATCCCATGCTAGAAAAGAGGTCATCGCGGATTCGTTCAACTAGGATGTAATACGAAATAATCCAGCAAATCAGAGATGAAATCAGAAGACAACCTTACCATATTGCATGTGTACTTCATTTGGTTCCCCCCTCTTCCAAGTCCAATAGTTTAAGACGACAAAACAATTATCCAACAAATACTTGACAAACAGTATATATTTTAGAATATGAACTATCCAATCTCAGATTTTTATAGGTCTCCAAATAAAATATTGTAACATTAAGTTGTAATCTAAGACTCCTCAAAAGATACTTTCACAATAGGACACCTACTGCAACAAATTTTCTGCCTGCTCAGATAACATGACTTCTCATACTCCCTAAGTCTTGGCAACTTGAGAAGGAATTTGTCTAAAAAGAAAATCGATGCTTTGAACTATATTTGCCGTTAAAAATATGCAGATGGTACAAATTATATGTAGCAGAGAGAggagagggagagggagagggATAGAGAGAGGGAGGTGTACCATAGAGAAGGATGCTCCATAATAAGGAAAAGCAGCTGTTATAAATCTCTCATATTCGTTATGTCTGAATGGTCGAACGGGAATCTGCATGTTAAAAAAATTCCTCAAGGCATTAATGCAAATGACTATACAAGGTGCCATCAATAACTTCCATCattgaattttggaaaaatgacATAGCTAAGACCAATTAAATGCACAAGCTGTTTGTCTTGCACTTCAAAGCTAAAGCAATATGGGGAGCATAGCTGTCAATTAAGGCTTACGGGCTTTCATAAATCAATCTCTTAAACCAGTATCTCTTATGAGTAGCAGGGCACTAATGGACAACTAATATTCACTGTTTTCAGCCAATAATATCTAGAAACCAGAGCAACAAAACAAGTGACAAAACACAAAACGAGCAAAGTGCAGATACACGAATCCCATGAAAGTGCATCCTACCTCTTCAAGTAAATAACATGCTTGAAGTTTAGTGAGTAAAATATTCTAAACTTATAGATTCCTCCATAAGAGACCATGCTGTAGATTCGAAAGGATGTACCTGCTTTGCAAGGCTCAAGCTTGTGACTCCTAATTTCTCATACTCAACCTTAAACTGGaatactccataaacatctGGAACCTTGAATGATGTATAATAGACACCCTGTATGAAATGAAATTAGAAATACTAATCTAAGTGATGAAACAATTCCTACCATGTCATTCTGGAGCACTTAAGAGTACCTTCTTATCGGTCGACATGGTTTTTAGAACGTAGGGGCTCATCATGTAAAACtgaacttgaacatcatctgcAACATAAGGTTCCCAACTTGTTCCAGACCATTCATAAATCTCAAGAGAATATTCCTTTAATCAAAATTTCAGTTTCAGCACTCATCCAAAACCATTAAGTATACATTATATAAGAGTGACAAACTATAACAAACTTGCAGTGTAGTAGTACCAGTTCATCATTGATTCTGTATATAGAAGGTTCATCTGCCTCCCCAACTTTGTGATGTCTTACATTCCCAGCCTATATACGAAAATGTAGACATAAATTCCCAATTCACATATTGAGAACAGCAAATATGGATCATGAGATACAGCCAATTGAAGTGCATTCCTTTTATGACTACTAGAATGCCCAAAGTAAAATATAAACAGAGAAGAAggtggaaatgaataaagaaattATATCTGATGCTGCACCTTGAGATGGCCTCTTTCATGGAAGACCCACTTGCTAATTTCAGTCACAAACTGCTCATTCCCAGATTTCTCATGGCTGTGATATGGGATAAAATTGTGGTCAATCGAGTCAGAaagcttaaaaaaattaataagttCTGCATCGTACTTTACGTGGAAAGGacagaaaaggaaagtaaaaggCACAATTAGCTTCAAGATATTGCTTCTCCAGTAGTAGCATTAagtgaaaacaaagaaaatgagaaaataaatcAAATCACATGAATTTACATGCTGTTCAAACTAAAATTGTGCGGTCCACATATTATTGTGCGGATCCGCATAATGGTCCGGAGCATAACCTTCTGTAACCCCACTCCCACATGTCCACATAAACTTGTATGGTCCACATACTTGAGTTCTGCAATCCACATAATTTTATGCAGTCTGTATAATCATTAGGGAACTTTGAATTCTACAGTCTTGTTTTGACACTTCGATACCTTTGTGTTGTTCTTGATTCACTTTCCCTTTCTATTAAACGTTCAAAGAACAATCAGTGGAGATTTTGAGTTTTCCATTCAATCTTATTGAGTTCATTTTGATCAAATGTTACAATGCTAAACTTCTACACAAACTTAAAGTTGAAGATGCTTTACTTGtagattaaattttaaaagaagtAGATGGCACAACAGTGCAGAGAAATAAAGGAAACAAGTGGTAGAATAGAGAGGGAAATAGTGCCATGTGCTTCAATTTGGTTGTGAAAACCATGAACCTCATGACTTCCATTAGCCACATCAAGTTAGGCTGAAGCTACCCAAATGCTTCTATCGAGCAAGAAAGATTGTATTCAACAAGATCAAATGTTGACATGATTCAGGTTACCAAATACTTCACGAATTTCATGCAAACTCCACGAAACCAAATGTTTTCCAGAGCTATCAGTTTGGGGCTTCCCATTCCACCTCTATCAAAAACTAACTAAAACTAACTTTACGACAAGTACATTCtagttattgttttttttttttatcacgtAATATATTTCTTTAGAAGGGGGGAAAAAGTAAAAACACGCCCATATACAAGAAGAGTATACCAAAAAGTAGAAAACCTTAGAATACATTTTAGTTACTGTTCTTATTACTTCCTCCCAATTTTCAGCAATGAAGGACTCAATGAAGGACCTTCCAACATCCAAACACTATGAATTTTGTTAGTGGTCCTCTTTCTGGTAGTATCAACAGGaaaacatatatccatatcaGGATATCAATAGTTGGGAAACCTTTTCACAAATGATGGATATCTTACTGACATATCAATGATGTTCTTAGCATCTGCTTCTACTAGAACATGAAGTCTTAGAGAAGTCCAAACAATACTAAGGCTTTTagtttttgctttctttttcattttctaagTCAATTGATGCTGAGGTTTCCATATGCATCATACTCAACGTATTATCACGTCAAACAAACAGATGGAACAGAGTATCTACGAGAGCTTACTTGATTGTGCTTCCAGCCTTTTGCACCCCAGATCTGAAGAATCTGCATATCAGAAAAAAGGTTTGTCAATTCAAGCAATTCAGATTAGATATACTCCACCCAAAGTCTCAAAAGTTTCTTACCGATTGCTAAACATGCTTAAGGAGCCAGATATAAGAATCCGAGCATTATTTCTTGCCTGCAATTGGAAACAAATGTCATTGATTTTTTCGCCCACGTGTTGTTGATCTTATTTTAAACAACAATATTGAATTGTCAGCAACAAAAGGAAGGACGAAGGTTTTTGTGCATTATGAGGCAAAGATTGTCAGCGAAGTGTGCAGTCTTTACATATGAATGCTGCCATGGTACTTCATCATCATACTAACCAGATCACATCTAGAAGTTACCTAGCTACAGCAAAAGGTCTAACCTATAGCCTACACCTTTCCATCtcccatttttcttttatttaaaaaaggtaaattatgattctttttcTGCTAAACTTTTATGCAAGCATCCCTGCGTGATTTCATTATCTTTAAAGCTAAACACAGCCCTTTGGACAACTTTTGAGGTTCAAGGTCAATAATCTGAATGAACAGAGAGAAGAATAAGAAGACTTAAGTGActgaataaaaagaaattaaagaacatGATTCGTAATAGGTCACATATTGGATGACAAACCTGCACAACTGAAACAAGACTGATTGCAGATCCAGTTAGTGTTGGTGGAGAAGACAGTTTGGATTTAGGATTAGCTGAATACGCTGAAGGAGAAGCTGAGAGGATTTTCAGCACCTACAATCATGATGGATGCACCCTTTTGACAGTAAATAACAATACAGAATGTACTTCCCATATGTATGTCCAGAAATAAAGAACTTGCAGAAACTTACCAAGCTATTGGCCGGATTTACAGAATGACCAATCCCCTTGAACAATACAGGAGCCTGGATTGATACAACAGAAAAATGAGTTAGAAATATGCTGCTGCATCAGAGCAGGACTTGAGAGCTGTATATTCTGATAATCAATCACATGCCCAGTGTAAAGAGGAAAGAGGAAACTGGAAGTGTGTAAATAAAAAGTTTATGACCCAACAAGTATCAAAATAGCATCATAAACGCCTCAAAAATGTACATTGTAAAACTCAAAGATATAGTGGTAATAGCTTATAGAACAGACCCTGTTCAAGTACGGTGATCTCAAGAAATGCACATTGTATTTTATATTAGAAATGAACATATTATTTCACAATGTTAAGAAGTATACTGAAGTGAGAGAATTTAGTGGTCCATAAACTCAATTAGTTCCATCTAGTTTCATGAGGGCTTTGGCCAAATAGGTTCCTTGTTGCATCAATTCAAGCTTGCTCATTCTGTTCCATCACGACCTTAAAATGCTACTGCATCACTGGTCAAACGGCTGGTTTTCTTTCAGTCTTATGATTTATCGACTAGGTCAATCTGGTTGGCTGTTTGCACCTAGATTTGATGTAGCGGCTCCATTCAAATTCATCCTCTTTTTTCCAACAGCTTCATGATTTACTCTCTTTGTCGTGattcatgaactaattttaaTTGGAAACTTGAGGTTGAATATAAAAGCTTTGTTCAAACCATTCCAGCTAAATAATAGATATAGCATCTTCATAAGAGCTCATTGTTTTTATGGTTCGACCCCTTGATGTTGGCTCTTCCCCACTTGGGCATGTGGTGTATTCCTAGGGTTGGGCCATCAGCCCTTTAAAGTGTTATGTGAATTGGGTTCTAGGGTCTATTTTCGATCTCTCTTATTAACAGAAATCAAAGAACTAGCATTAGATGTTGTCCACCCATAATGGGAACGGGTGCTTTTAAACTAATATTTTATTGACCGAGTTGATTCCATGATTAAATAGAAAAGTAAACTCAAAGATCATGATTATTTTATAATCAAGATAAAATATAGTGCCTTACCTTGATCTTTTCTCTGCCCAAGATCACATCAGACTGAATGAGATTATCACCAGCAATTAAGGTATGGTCCCCTTCTGTATCAGAAACTGCATAGCTTGTATGATCAATGACCATAGCTGCCTGATCCTATAATTCAAAACATAAAAGTAGAAAAACGTGAGTCAGCATATCATGCTTAACTTCGGAGGAGTACAAGTACACTTATCACAAGGATGCAATTAAccataaaaatgaaagtgatTGACTACATGCAGTTTCTTTTTTGATAATTGCggtgtccgggccagcttgCGCGGCATGTCGACAAATTCCGCAGGATACCTGCCCCCACCCACTAGCAATTTGCAGGTAccaggtaactctgtccaccaaggctagggcagatggaaagaaatcacctagtctTTTTGTCTCTGCTAGGATTGAACCTGAAACCccatgg encodes:
- the LOC132064990 gene encoding dolichyl-diphosphooligosaccharide--protein glycosyltransferase 48 kDa subunit produces the protein MFRALPLLTLLTFLAVLCNAFSPENPTDRKILVLLDDFSIKSSHSLYFQSLQTRGFDLDFKLADDPKIALQRYGQYLYDALILFSPSIESLGGSLNAAAILDFVDSGHDLILAADASASDLIREIATECGVDFDEDQAAMVIDHTSYAVSDTEGDHTLIAGDNLIQSDVILGREKIKAPVLFKGIGHSVNPANSLVLKILSASPSAYSANPKSKLSSPPTLTGSAISLVSVVQARNNARILISGSLSMFSNRFFRSGVQKAGSTINHEKSGNEQFVTEISKWVFHERGHLKAGNVRHHKVGEADEPSIYRINDELEYSLEIYEWSGTSWEPYVADDVQVQFYMMSPYVLKTMSTDKKGVYYTSFKVPDVYGVFQFKVEYEKLGVTSLSLAKQIPVRPFRHNEYERFITAAFPYYGASFSMMGGFFLFSLVYLYHK